In Saccharothrix syringae, the following are encoded in one genomic region:
- a CDS encoding DUF6886 family protein — protein MRPEPGQVLHFSEDPAITRFEPHVAATARVPDAYVWAVDHGRAPDYWFPRQCPRVLIWPTPATTAEDRAWLGADRVHAIEYGWLRRMQTTRLYAYRFDAAPFHPIGDPPHAHVATGTVEPLGPPEPVGDLVALHERAGIELRVMANLWPFWRRVTASTLGFSGIRLRNAAPEPETASPA, from the coding sequence ATGCGACCGGAGCCGGGGCAAGTGCTGCACTTCTCCGAAGACCCGGCCATCACCAGGTTCGAGCCGCACGTGGCGGCGACCGCGCGGGTGCCCGACGCCTACGTCTGGGCCGTCGACCACGGGCGGGCACCGGACTACTGGTTCCCGCGCCAGTGCCCTCGCGTCCTGATCTGGCCGACCCCCGCCACCACGGCCGAGGACCGCGCGTGGCTGGGCGCGGACCGGGTGCACGCGATCGAGTACGGGTGGTTGCGCCGCATGCAGACCACCCGGCTGTACGCCTACCGGTTCGACGCCGCCCCGTTTCACCCGATCGGGGACCCGCCCCACGCGCACGTGGCCACCGGGACCGTGGAACCGCTCGGGCCGCCCGAGCCGGTCGGGGACCTGGTGGCGCTGCACGAGCGGGCCGGGATCGAGCTGCGGGTGATGGCGAACCTGTGGCCGTTCTGGCGGCGGGTCACCGCGAGCACCCTGGGGTTCAGCGGCATCCGGCTGCGCAACGCCGCACCGGAACCGGAGACCGCGTCGCCCGCCTGA
- a CDS encoding Hsp20/alpha crystallin family protein, giving the protein MLMRTDPFRELDRLAQQFFSGPGTWSRPTPMPMDAYRSGDEFVVEFDLPGVAPDAIDLDVERNVLTVKAERRPTRTGDQVEMQVSERPLGVFSRQLFLGDTLDLDHIQADYDSGVLTLRIPIAEKAKPRKITIGTADNAPKQINA; this is encoded by the coding sequence ATGTTGATGCGCACCGACCCGTTCCGCGAGTTGGACCGACTGGCCCAGCAGTTCTTCTCCGGCCCGGGAACCTGGTCGCGCCCCACGCCCATGCCGATGGACGCCTACCGCTCCGGGGACGAGTTCGTGGTGGAGTTCGACCTGCCCGGCGTCGCGCCCGACGCGATCGACCTGGACGTGGAGCGCAACGTCCTGACCGTGAAGGCCGAGCGGCGCCCGACCCGGACCGGCGACCAGGTCGAGATGCAGGTCTCCGAGCGGCCGCTGGGCGTGTTCTCCCGGCAGCTGTTCCTCGGCGACACCCTCGACCTCGACCACATCCAGGCCGACTACGACTCCGGTGTGCTGACCCTGCGCATCCCGATCGCGGAGAAGGCCAAGCCGCGCAAGATCACCATCGGCACCGCCGACAACGCGCCGAAGCAGATCAACGCATGA
- a CDS encoding outer membrane protein assembly factor BamB family protein, translating to MALPKRGITLVAVVSSVLLLGTGATGATGATGAATGASPHRPGDWPTWSKDASGSRYAAAEWRITPRTVSGLKLKWAFAFPKSPLPVRSQPAVVGGVVYFGGPDGRFHARDARSGAERWTTDLSGIAPGARPAIPWDSPSVSGGRIYFGDLRGYVYSLDQRTGRVVWATQVDAHPAATVTSSPIVHDGLVFVGTSSGENAATAPDGGDDPNYPCCTFRGHVDALDAATGELVWRHYTVPEPRAVGTWPSGATRYEPSGAGVWSSPVIDPRTGTLYVGTGQNYTGSAGDFDTLLALDHRTGAVKWRNQVTKADTWRGLCNAPDPAGYCPGLADGSALDYDIGATPNLFTVDGRALVGVGQKLGVYHVFDAATGEVVWRRQLGVPWPSGGIGGIQWGSSFDGHRLYVATYFAEPGKVFALDPGTGRVLWETPNPADGCTTGGAAAFPEICSLGHGPAVTSSPGLVWEGGNDGKLRAYSARDGRVLWTYDTIRDFTGVNGLPGRGGTIGGGGGGVVVADGMVYVQAGYAPDYPNPDGGDVLLAFGR from the coding sequence ATGGCACTACCCAAACGGGGGATCACGCTGGTCGCGGTCGTGTCGTCGGTCCTGCTGCTGGGCACGGGGGCGACGGGGGCGACGGGTGCGACGGGGGCGGCGACAGGGGCCTCGCCGCACCGGCCGGGTGACTGGCCGACGTGGTCCAAGGACGCGTCGGGGTCGCGGTACGCGGCGGCGGAGTGGCGGATCACCCCGCGCACCGTGTCGGGGTTGAAGCTGAAGTGGGCGTTCGCGTTCCCCAAGTCGCCGTTGCCGGTGCGCAGCCAGCCGGCCGTGGTGGGCGGGGTGGTGTACTTCGGCGGCCCGGACGGCAGGTTCCACGCGCGGGACGCCCGGTCGGGTGCCGAGCGGTGGACCACGGACCTGTCGGGCATCGCGCCGGGCGCCAGGCCGGCGATCCCGTGGGACAGCCCGTCGGTGTCCGGGGGCCGGATCTACTTCGGTGACCTGCGGGGTTACGTCTACTCGCTGGACCAGCGCACCGGCCGGGTCGTGTGGGCCACCCAGGTCGACGCGCACCCGGCGGCGACGGTGACCAGTTCGCCGATCGTGCACGACGGGCTGGTCTTCGTGGGCACGTCCAGCGGGGAGAACGCCGCGACCGCCCCGGACGGCGGCGACGACCCGAACTACCCGTGCTGCACCTTCCGCGGTCACGTCGACGCCCTGGACGCCGCTACCGGCGAGCTGGTGTGGCGGCACTACACCGTGCCCGAGCCCCGGGCGGTGGGCACGTGGCCCAGCGGCGCCACCCGCTACGAGCCGTCCGGGGCCGGGGTGTGGAGCTCCCCGGTGATCGACCCGCGCACCGGCACGCTCTACGTCGGCACGGGCCAGAACTACACCGGCAGCGCGGGCGACTTCGACACGCTGCTGGCGCTGGACCACCGGACCGGCGCGGTGAAGTGGCGCAACCAGGTCACCAAGGCCGACACGTGGCGCGGGCTGTGCAACGCCCCCGACCCGGCGGGCTACTGCCCCGGCCTGGCCGACGGCTCGGCGCTGGACTACGACATCGGCGCCACCCCGAACCTGTTCACCGTCGACGGCCGCGCGCTGGTCGGCGTCGGGCAGAAGCTGGGCGTCTACCACGTCTTCGACGCGGCGACCGGCGAGGTGGTGTGGCGCAGGCAGTTGGGCGTGCCGTGGCCCAGCGGCGGCATCGGGGGCATCCAGTGGGGGTCGAGCTTCGACGGGCACCGGCTGTACGTGGCGACGTACTTCGCCGAGCCGGGCAAGGTCTTCGCGCTGGACCCGGGCACGGGCCGGGTGCTGTGGGAGACGCCCAACCCGGCCGACGGGTGCACCACCGGCGGGGCGGCGGCGTTCCCGGAGATCTGCTCGCTGGGTCACGGCCCGGCGGTGACCAGCAGCCCGGGGCTGGTGTGGGAGGGCGGCAACGACGGCAAGCTGCGGGCGTACTCGGCGCGCGACGGCCGGGTGCTGTGGACCTACGACACCATCCGCGACTTCACCGGCGTCAACGGCCTGCCCGGTCGGGGCGGCACGATCGGCGGCGGCGGTGGCGGCGTGGTGGTGGCCGACGGGATGGTCTACGTGCAGGCCGGGTACGCGCCGGACTACCCGAACCCCGACGGCGGTGACGTGCTGCTGGCCTTCGGCCGCTGA
- a CDS encoding dienelactone hydrolase family protein — protein MKIEVADGAFDAPVWEPASGSGPGIVLVQEIFGLDDYLTSVAVDLAALGYVVAVPELFWRVAPGWSSAHDEDGVAASMQVAGRFDFALGVSDTAATLRRLRERTGRAGVFGFCLGGSIAHEVAAAADPDTAVSFYGSGVPDRLDQLDRITCPVQYHFGGQDPYIPRAAVQRVVDAVTGRPNAEIHVQEQAGHAFHNHAAPQFHHPAAAAAAWELTTAFLARTLPV, from the coding sequence GTGAAGATCGAAGTCGCCGACGGGGCGTTCGACGCGCCCGTCTGGGAACCCGCCTCCGGCAGCGGGCCGGGCATCGTGCTGGTCCAGGAGATCTTCGGCCTGGACGACTACCTGACCTCCGTGGCCGTCGACCTGGCCGCCCTCGGCTACGTGGTGGCCGTGCCCGAGCTGTTCTGGCGGGTGGCGCCCGGCTGGTCCTCCGCGCACGACGAGGACGGCGTGGCCGCCTCCATGCAGGTCGCCGGCCGGTTCGACTTCGCCCTGGGCGTGTCCGACACCGCGGCCACCCTGCGGCGGCTGCGCGAGCGCACCGGCCGCGCCGGCGTGTTCGGCTTCTGCCTGGGCGGGTCCATCGCCCACGAGGTCGCCGCGGCCGCCGACCCCGACACCGCGGTGTCCTTCTACGGCTCCGGCGTGCCCGACCGCCTCGACCAGCTCGACCGGATCACCTGCCCGGTCCAGTACCACTTCGGCGGACAGGACCCCTACATCCCGCGCGCGGCCGTGCAGCGCGTCGTCGACGCCGTCACCGGCAGGCCGAACGCCGAGATCCACGTCCAGGAACAGGCCGGGCACGCCTTCCACAACCACGCCGCCCCGCAGTTCCACCACCCCGCCGCCGCGGCCGCCGCGTGGGAGCTGACCACCGCGTTCCTCGCCCGCACCCTGCCCGTCTGA
- a CDS encoding S66 peptidase family protein gives MTPPPAGPPLLAPGDRVVVVSPAGPVSAPLLDAGLARLREWGLDARAAPHALDTHPTLPYLAGHDADRARALQQAWLDPAVAGVLCARGGYGSTRVVDLVDWTAVAAGRRKVFAGSSDTTALHDRFRQAGVPTWFGPMIATTAFVEDAAAREHLRRALFTGVASYRGTGMVPGVARGTAAGGTLSLFDTPPPDGAVVLVEDVNEEPYRLDRMLTALLRAGWFDRVAGIVLGSWTGCGDVAPVLADRLGGLGVPVVADAGFGHRAGQLTVPLGVSVEIDGGTGVVTVGT, from the coding sequence GTGACCCCGCCTCCCGCCGGCCCGCCGCTGCTCGCCCCCGGCGACCGGGTGGTGGTCGTCAGCCCCGCCGGCCCCGTCTCGGCACCCCTGCTGGACGCGGGCCTGGCGCGGCTGCGCGAGTGGGGCCTCGACGCCCGCGCCGCACCCCACGCCCTGGACACCCACCCCACCCTGCCCTACCTCGCCGGCCACGACGCCGACCGCGCCCGCGCCCTGCAACAGGCGTGGCTGGACCCCGCCGTGGCCGGCGTGCTGTGCGCCCGAGGCGGCTACGGCAGCACGCGCGTGGTCGACCTGGTCGACTGGACCGCCGTGGCCGCCGGCCGGCGCAAGGTCTTCGCCGGCTCCAGCGACACCACCGCCCTGCACGACCGGTTCCGGCAGGCCGGCGTCCCCACCTGGTTCGGACCCATGATCGCCACCACCGCCTTCGTCGAGGACGCCGCCGCCCGCGAGCACCTGCGCCGCGCCCTGTTCACCGGCGTCGCCTCCTACCGGGGCACGGGCATGGTGCCCGGCGTGGCCCGCGGCACCGCCGCCGGCGGCACCCTGAGCCTGTTCGACACCCCGCCGCCCGACGGGGCGGTCGTGCTCGTCGAGGACGTCAACGAGGAGCCCTACCGCCTGGACCGGATGCTCACCGCCCTGCTGCGCGCCGGCTGGTTCGACCGCGTCGCCGGGATCGTGCTGGGCTCCTGGACCGGGTGCGGCGACGTCGCGCCCGTGCTCGCCGACCGCCTGGGCGGGCTGGGCGTGCCGGTGGTCGCCGACGCCGGCTTCGGGCACCGCGCCGGGCAGCTCACCGTGCCCCTGGGCGTGTCGGTGGAGATCGACGGGGGCACCGGTGTGGTAACCGTGGGCACGTGA